The Microbacterium phyllosphaerae region CCTGGTCGAAGATCACCCAGCCGGCGATCATCGCGAGCGTCATGTTGACGGTGACGGCACCGGCGATCATCGGCCACGTCACGTTCCAGAAGACCTTCGCCCCGCTCGCGCCGTCGATGCGCGCGGCCTCGATGAGCTCCTGCGGCACGGACTGCAGGTTCGCCAGGTAGATCAGGGTGGTGTTGCCGCCCAGGGTGAAGCAGGTGATGAAGAGGATGACCCAGATCACGATGCTGCTGTCGCCCAGCCAGTCGCGGGCCCAGTCGGGCAGACCCAGGTCTCGGAGCACCGTGTTCACAGAGCCGAAGTTGTAGTTGAGCAGGTACTTCCAGATGGTCGCCATGATGAAGGCGCTCACCAGGGCCGGCAGATAGACCGCCGTGCGGAAGAACCCCTGCGCATGGTTGAGCTTGTCGAGCATGAGAGCCACGGCGAGCGAGATGACGTTGATGACGAGCGCTGAGCCGAGCCCGAGGATCAGGGTGTTGCGCACCGCGTTCCAGAAGCGGCCGCTCGCGACGATGTCCTCGTAGTTCCGGATGCCGATGTACTCGTAGCCGTCGCTGATGCCGTCCCAGTCGGTCAGGCTCAGCTGCAGCGTCTGCAGCGAGGGGACGATCACCATCAGGAGGTAGATCACCAGGGCGGGGACGACGAACCCGAACATCGCCAGACGCCCTCGTCCGAATCGTGGTCTCGCTCTGACCTCGGTGTGTGCACTCATGTTCTCTCCTTGATCGATCACCGCTCGTCGGAGCCGGGGCGCGGTCTGTTCCGCGCCCCGGCGTCGCGACTCAACCGGCTGCGGCGACCTGTGCGTCGAGCTCCGCCTGGACCTTCGCGATCGTCTCGTCGATCGTGGTCTGGCCGTCCTGCATCTCGATGCGCGACTGCCGGAAGAAGGTGTTCACCGAGCTGAACGTGCTCAGCGTCGGGGCGTTCTCGTACCAGACGAGGTTCGGGTTCTCGAGAAGAGCGAAGAAGTCGTCCGCCCCCGGGATGGTGTCGTTGCGCGTCACCTCGTCAGCCTTGAGGATGTTGGGCGAGATCCATCCGCTCTCCTCCATGAGGTTCGCGGCATCCACCGAGTAGAAGTAGGTGAGGAACTCGACGGCGGACGCGTACTCGTCGTCGTTCTCCGCCGCCTGCGACGAGATCGCGAGACCGCCGGCGGTATCGCCGATCACGCTGTTCTTGAGGACGTTGAGCTTGCCGTCTTCGTCCGGGATGATGAACAGCCCCGCGTCGAACTCGGGATCGACCTTGTTGATGTCCATCAGGCGGCCGAGGCCCGCCGACGACGTGGCCATCACAGCCTGCTCGTTCACGAGGAGCGTGGTGGTCTGCGCATCCGCGGTCGACTGCCAGCCCTCGAGCACGTAGTCGTCCATGATCATCTTCAGCTCCTCGAGAGGAGCCTTCAGATCCGCGACGGAGGCGTCGCCCGCGGCGGCCGCGTTCCAGAAGCCGCCCTCGTCGCTGTACTCGGCGAAGGTGGGCGCCGCCAGCGGCTTCCACAGCTGGTCGGAGGGCCAGACCTCCGCGGCGGCGGTGGCGAGCGGCACGTCTCCGTTGGCCTTGATCTCGTCGAGCAGGTCGATGAAGTCGTCGTAGGTCTCAGGCACCTCGAGGTCGTGATCCTTGAAGTAGGTCTTGTTGTAGACGATGTTCATACCGAGCTCGCCGTTGAGCGCGCTGTACGGCACCGTGTAGACGTTGCCGTCCTCCGCCGGGGCGAATGCGTCGGGCTCGAGCAGTGCCGTGACCTCGTCGGGCACCGGGGCGAGCTTGCCCGCGTTGACGTAGGTGAGCGTGTCGCGCATGTCGACGACGGCCGGCCAGTTGCCCGTGGCATCCACGGTCTTGAGCGCCGTCGCGTAGTCGGAACCGGCCGGCAGCGGATCGAGCTTGACCTCGGTGGTGTCGCTCTGCTCGTTGAACGCCGTGACGACCTGGTCGACGACGCCGTTCCAGGTCTCGTCTCCCGTGGCGTAGAGGAAGCGGATCGTGGTCTTGTCTCCCGACGCTGCCGCGTCGCCGCCGCCGCCCGCGCATCCGGCGAGCGCGAGAGCAGAGGTCGCGAGGCCCGCGGTCACCAGCAGGAGGCGGCTTCGTGCCGTCCGCGTCATTGCGTTGTGCATGTGATCTCCCTTGATTCGTGCCGGACTCTCGTCGGCTACACCGACGGTAGCCGACGGGATAGCGGTTTCCAAGCACTTTTTGTAACTAGTTGCACTTTACTCGGGAACTCGCGAGAATCAACCCTGGCGACGTTCGGCGCGCCCGGAAACCGTGCGCCGAACGTGCGGATATCGCTGGCGACTAGAGCCAGCCCTTGCGTTTGAACGCCCAGTACAGGCCGAAGCCCATCCCGACCATCAGGGCGATCGCCATGGGATAGCCGAGCGCCCAGTGCAGCTCGGGCATGTGATCGAAGTTCATGCCGTAGACCGTTCCGACGAGGGTGGGCGCGAACAGGATCGCCGCCCAGCCCGAGATCTTCTTGACCTCGTCGTTCTGACGGATGCTGAGCTCCGTCATCCTGGTCATCTCCTCGTTCTGGCGCCGCGCGACGATCGTCGACTCGACGGTCAGCGCGTTGTCCAGCACAGTGCGGAAGGTGTTCGCCCGCTCCGAGACCCGCAGCGTGTGGTCGAGCACGTCCCGCAGATATCGCTGCAGCTCCTCGTCGACCTGGTACTTCGCCGAACCGCGCAGGAGGGCGTCGAGCATCCCCGCCAGGGGTTGCACCGCCCGCTGGAAGTCGATGACCTCGCGCCCCAGCTCGTAGATGCGCTGCGTCGCGTCGACACCGTCTTCGAAGAGCTGGCTCTCGATCTCGTCGATGTCGTTCTCGAGCCCGGCGAGCACCGGTGCGTATTCGTCGACGACCTCGTCGAGGATCGCGTAGAGCACGGCCTCGGGGCCGAGCTTCAGCAGTGTCGGGTCGCCCTCGAGCCGGCGGCGCACACGACCGAGATCAGGAGACTCCGCATGCCGGATGGTGACGACGAAGTCCTTGCCGACGAGCACATGGATCTCGCCGAACTCGACCTCCTCGGACTCGTCGAGATAGCGGGCCGAGCGCAGCACCATGAACAGCACATCGTCATAGCGCTCGAGCTTGGATCGCTGATGACCCGAGAGCGCGTCCTCGACGACCAGGGCGTGGATGCCGAACTCGTCGGCCACCTCGCGGATCTCGGCCTCACTCGGACGGTACAGCCCGATCCAGCTCAGCCCACCGCGCTCGCGCATCGCCTCGAACGTCTCGCTCAGGCTGTGGGGATTCGCGGTGCGGACGCCGTCGACGTAGATCGCGTTGTCGATGATGGCCATCGGCGCTCCTTCCCTCGGGTCGGGTCGCTGGGCGACCCGACGCCCGGCGTCACCCCTCGGGAGGAGCGACGCAGGTGATCGCGGAGTCCGTGATCGTCTTGTGGTACTGCTCGGCGGTGAACGGCAGGCCGAAGTCGGGAGCCGTCTCGCCCTCGGCCGCCGGAGCCTTCGACGCGATCGCTGCGAGCTCCCACGAGAGGTAGGCGGCGGTCGATCCCCCGGTCGTCGAATCGTTCAGCGACACCGCGACCGTGAAACCGGTCTCCGGATCCGAGAAAGCAGCCGTCTGGTACCCGGGAGTCCATCCGAACTGACCGACCATCGAGCCGACGAGCAGCGCGCCGCCGGTCGCCTGGTACCACGACGGCGACTTGTCGCTCACGGGCAGCGGAGCGCCGAAGCGGTCAGGCTCCTCCTTGGTGCGCAGCGTCTGGGCGGCCTCGGCCTGTGCGTAGCGGCCGAGGTCCTCGATGGTCGAGACGACCCCGGAGTCGGTGTATCCGGTACTGGAGGAGATCTTGGTGGTGTCGACAGGGGCGGCGCAGTTGTATCCGCCCTCGACCGCCGTCAGGTAGTGACCGTTCATGACCGGTCCGGTCGACGGCGCAGCGGCCGCGGCCGACGGCAGCGACGTGTTCGTCAGTTCGAGCGGCTCGGTCACGTACTCGGCGATCAGCTCGGAGGCCGTCATCCCCGACGCCCGCTCGAGCGCGAGGCCGAGAACCAGGTAGCCCGCATCGGAGTTGCGGTAGGTGGTGTGCGCGGTGCCACGGGCGGCACCGAGACCGTACGAAGCGAGTTCCAGCGGAGCCCACACACGTTCGGGGGTGGTCATCCACGCCGACTTGACCGTCTCCTCGGAGGATCCGGCCCCGCTCGTGCTGTTGCACAGGTCGAGCAGCGTGATGTCCTTCATGTCCGCGACACCCGAGACGTACTCCGGCACGAGGTCGTCGAGGTCGACGACGCCGTCGTCAGCCAGTCCGTACAGCACGTCGCAGGTCATCAGGCGGGTCACGTCTGCGACGCGGAAGGCCATGTCGGTGCTGATCTCGTCACCGGCGCCCGGCTTCTGCGTCCCGATCCCCGTGACCCAGCTGCCGCTCCACGGCACCCACACTCCGACGACCGCTCCGGACGCGCCCGTGGCCGTGAGCGCGTTGGTGACGGCGGCCTCCATCGCGGCGACCGTGTCGTCGGGCAGAGCACCGTCGGCCTGCGCCGGCGGCTCGTAGGTGAAATCGGACTCGGCTGTGCACCCGGTGAGGAAGAGCCCGAGTACGGCGACGCTGGCCGCTGCTGCGCGGAACCTGCGCGACGAGAGAAGCTGCATGAAAGGGAACCCCCGGAAGACGTGTCTCCCGAGTCTAGAACGCCGATCCTGAAAGAACGCATCGCCTGCACGCGTTTAGGGTGATCAGCATGCCCCACATCTTCGATGCCGACGTCGTCTCCGCGATCCTGCGCCACATGAACGGCGACCACACCGACGACAACCTGCTGATCGCCCGCGCCTTCGCGCCGGCGGAGGGAGGCGAGATCTCGGATGCCGTGATGACGGGCCTCGACGGCGACGGCGGAGTCTGGCAGATCACCCGAGCAGATGTCGCGTCCGAGCTGCGAGTGGCCTGGCCCGGCGGATCCATCACCGAGCGGCCCGCTGTGCGCCGCGAGGTCGTCGCGCTGTACGACCTCGCCTGCGAGAGACTCGGGGTCGAGCCGCGCCCGCACGCGTGACGGTCTGAGAACCCGGGGTTTCGCCAGAGGTTAGGCAACCCTTACACTGGGCACATGTCCGAGATCCTGTCCTTCTCCGCCGCCCTCCGTGAGCGCTCCTCCGGTTCGCACTCGCGCAGCGAGGGCGCAGGCTTCATGTCCGACCTGCTCAAAGGCGAAGGATCGCGCGAGGACTACATCGCGCTCGTCGCGCAGCACTACTTCATCTACGAGGCGCTCGAGTCTGCGGGCGACCGCATGCGCCAGGACGCCGTGGCATCCGTCTTCATCAGCGACAAGCTGACCCGCCTGCCCGCGCTGGAGGCCGACCTCGAGTTCCTGCTCGGCGCCGACTGGCGCGACGAGATCGTCGCGCTGCCCACCACGCAGCGCTACGTCGAGCGCATCCGCCAGGTCGGCGCGACCTGGGCCGGTGGCTTCGTCGCTCACCACTACACGCGTTACCTCGGCGACCTCTCCGGCGGCATCTTCATCGGGCGCGTCATGGCTCGCCGCTTCGGCTTCGAGACCAACGGCATCGGGTTCTACCTCTTCGATGACATCGCCGATCCCGCCGCGTTCAAGGACGTCTACCGCGAGCAGCTCGATGCGGCCCCGTGGGACGACGCCGAGCGGGAGCGCGTGATCGACGAGGTCCTCCTCGCCTACCGCTTCAACACGGAGCTCTTCGAGGACCTCGACCGCGCTCGCGTCGCCGCCTGAGAGGCATCCGCGGCTCAGGCCTTCCCGACCTCCGGTGTGGATGCCGCGAGCCACGCGTCGCGCATGAAGCGACGCACGTCCTCGTCGACCCGGATGTCGCTCGGGCGCAGTGCCCGCGACAGGTAGAGCCCGTCGAGGGATGTGAGTCGTGACAGCGCCACGTATGTCTGCCCCGGCGCGAACGCCCCGGAGCCGAGGTCGATGATGGCCCGATCGTAGGTCTTGCCCTGCGACTTGTGGATCGTGACCGCCCAGGCCAGGCGCAGCGGGAACTGCGTGAACTCGGCGACGACGTCGCGGGTCAGCTTCTTGGTGCTCGACTCGTACGAGTAGCGGAACCTCTCCCAGACCGCGGGCTCGACGTCGACCTCCTCGCCGTCGATCTCGACGCGCACGGTCTCGCCGAGGATGCGCACGACGGTGCCGATCGTGCCGTTCACCCACCGGGGCGGCTCCCCCGACATCGACGTGTCGTTGCGGAGGAACATCACCTGCGCGCCGATCTTGAGCTTGAGCTCCGACTCCGCGGGCAGCGAGGCCTCGCCCCTGCCGAACTCTCCGCTGACCTCGGCCCTGGCCGTCTGCTCCTTGCCCGGGAGGGCGGCGAGGTGACGGCTGTTGATCGTGTTCACGATGTCGTTGCGGGTGGCGAGCGTGATCATCGGCACCTCCCCCGGTTCGGGGTCGGGAGGCGTGCGCGCGCCCTGTGTGTTCAGGACGCCGGCGATCTCGGCGGTGACCCTCCCGTAGCGCACGGCGTTCAGCATCGCCTTGAATCCGTCATCCGACTGCCGGTGGATCTGCACGAGTTCGCGCACGTGCAGCTCTGCGCGGGTGTCGACCGCGAAGAGGCCGCCGTCGGACTCCTCGACATCGCCTCCACCCGACCCGGCCCACACCTTGGCGTCGAAGAACCAGAACGAGCGGTAATGGTCCTTCACGTAGCGCAGTTCGTCGCCCCGAGGAGGCACAGGAGCGAGCTGATATGGGTCGCCGAACATGACGATCTGCACACCGCCGAAGGGGATGCCGCGCTTTCCCCGAGCCTGGCGGAGCGAGCGGTCCATCGCATCCATGAGGTCGGCGTTGACCATCGAGATCTCATCGATCACGAGGGTCTCGATGGCGTTGAGGATGCGGCGCGTGTTGTCGTTCTGATCGATGTCCGAGTCGCCGATCAGGCCGATCGGGAGGCGGAACAGCGAGTGGATCGTCTGTCCCTCGACGTTCAGTGCGGCGACGCCGGTGGGCGCGCAGATCGCGATCTGCTTCTTCGTGTTCCACGAGAAGTACTGCAGCAGCGTCGACTTGCCCGTGCCAGCGCGCCCCGTGATGAAGACGTGCTCGCCGGTGTCCTCGATCAACCGGAACAGCTCTTGCTGCTCTTCGGACAGGGCGGGAAGCGACACTCCCCCATGCTACGTGGCGCCGCCGCCCGACATCCGCGGGACACCGCCGCCGTTCACCGTCACGCAGCGACCGACGCACGGCGTCGTCCCAGGCCGCGCTCCTAGACTGACGCCATGCAGACGGTCGAGACGAAGGCGCCCCGGCGCGCCCGCCTCGCTGCCGATCTGGCGATGCTGGCCGTGATCGGTCTCGTGCTCGTCGCCGCTCTCGCGGCGGGCGGTGCCACGCTCTACAGCCAGTTCTACGGCCCGTCCGCCTTCGTCGTACGCTACCTCGACCTCCTCTCGGAGGGGCGTGCGGCCGACGCCCTGCGCGTGCCCGGCGTCGCCATCGACCGCGAGACACTCGAGACCGCAGGCGTCGGCGCCACGGCATCCGAGGCTCTGCTGCGGCACGCGGCTCTCGCCCCTCTCTCCGATGTCGAGGTGGTGTCGGAGAAGCCCGACGGCGACAAGACCGCCGTGACCGTCTCGTACAGCGCGGGCGGCCACAAGGGCGTCACGACGTTCACCGTCGAACAGGACGGCTGGGCAGGCGTCACCCCCAACTGGCGCTTCACGACGAGCCCCCTCGCGGTGGTCGATCTCACGCTGCTCGGGGCCGACCAGTTCGCGGTCAACGGGTTCGAGGTCGACCGCCGACAGGTGTCGTTCGCCGGCGTCGACGCCGCTCCGCTCGACCCCCTGCCGCTGCTGGTCTTCACCCCCGGCCTCTATTCGGTGACCGTCGACACGGCGATCGCCGACTCCGAGGGTGTGGGTGTCCTCGCCGACACCCCGCTCGCGACCACCCCCGTCGACGTGCAGACCACCCCGACCGACGAGTTCGTCGAGGTGGTGCAGCAGCGGGTCGAGGAGTTCCTCACCCAGTGCACGTCGCAGCAGGTGCTGCAGCCCACCGCGTGCCCCTTCGGGCTCGAGGTCTCGAACCGCATCGCCTCGCTGCCGGAGTGGTCGATCGCGACGCAGCCGCACGTCACCGTGGTCCCGGACGCCGGACACTGGAAGATCCCGCCGACGGATGCCGTCGCCCACGTCGAGGTCGAGATCCAGTCGCTCTTCGACGGCTCGATCGAGGACGTGTCCGAGGACGTGGCATTCCAGGTCAATGGATCGATCACGATCCTCCCCGACGGCTCGGCGTCGATCCGGGTCGGGTCGCCCGACGAGGACTCGGCGGGCTGAGAACCGTTCACTGCTGATCCCGGTTCAGGCTGACCCTCGGTCAGCGCAGGATCAGCGCGCTTCGCGCTCTGCCTCGCGCCGGTCGCGCTCCGCCAGCGCCGCGAGCTTCGCGTTGTACTCCTCGAGCTCCGCCTCACCGGTGCGGTCGGCATGCCGGTCGCGCCGCCTCTGCAGCTTGGTGTCGTCGCGGCTCCACTGGATCGCCACGGTGATCGCCAGGATCAGCGTCGGGATCTCCCCGATCGACCACGCGATGCCCCCACCGATGTACTGGTCTTCGAGAGGCGAGGGGCCCCAGGTCCGGCCCATCGACCCGAACCAGTCGGCGACCATAAGCCCCTCCTGCATCATGATCGCGATGCCGAAGAAGGCGTGCATGGCCATGATCGCGATCAGCGTGATCAGGCGACCGGGGTACGGCAGCCGGTACGGCACGGGGTCCGCACCGATCAGGCTCATCACGAAGAGGTAGCCCGAGATCAGGAAGTGCGCGACCATCCACTCGTGTCCGAGGTGCTCGAACATCGACCAGCGCACCAGATCGGTGAAGTAGAACGCCCACAGCGAGAGGATGAAGATGCCCGCCGCGACGAACGGATGCGTGACGACCCGAGAGAACGGCGAGTGCACCGCCCACATGATCCACTCGCGACCGCCGCGCGTGCCGTCGTCGCGCTTGTGGATCGCGCGCAGCGCCAGGGTGATCGGTGCGCCGGAGACCAGCAGCAGCGGGATCGCCATCGACAGCATCATGTGCCCGAGCATGTGCACGCTGAAGAGGTACTCCTGGTAGGCGTTGATCGGACCGCCGGTGACCCAGAGGAGCATCAGCATGCCCAGCACCCAGAAGACGGTGCGATGGATCGGCCAGCGGTCGCCGCGCAGACGGAGCCTGCGCACACCCGCGAGATAGAAGAACAGTCCGAAGCCGGCGGCGACCAGCCAGAGCACGTCGATGTCCCAGGCGGTGAACCACCGGTCGATGGTGAACTCGGGCGGCAGCGGCGAGCGGGTGAGGTTCTCGGCCGGTGTCTGCACGAAGGCCGCCTCCTCACCGGTGGGCGGAGGGGTGCGCGCGAGCGCAGCGGCGGCACCCGAGGCCAGGCCCATCAGAGCGACCTCGCACAGCACGAGCATCCAGAACCACCGCGAGGCGTTCGCCCCGTCGAGACGGGGGATCAGACGGATGCGGTACCAGGCGCCGAGCAGGCCCATGGCGATCAGCAGCACAACCTTGGCGAGCAGGATCATGCCGTACGGCGTCCACAGCTGCGAGATGTCGCCGAGGGCGACGAAAGAACGGGTGAGTCCCGAGATGGCGACGACCGCGAAGGCGGCGATCGCGAGACTCGAGTAACGACTGACGAGCTGTGCGGTGCCGATGCCCGAGCGGCCGCGCAGGATCACGACGAGCAGCAGCCCCCCGAGCCAGACGGCGGCGCCGATGGTGTGCAGCAGGATCGAGTTGACCGCGATGTTGTGACCCGACAGTTCGCCAGAGTGCCCCTGAGTCGCCAGAGGCAGGAAGGATGCCGCGGCCAGGAGCGCGGTGATCAGGGTGGGCGTCCAGGTGCGCCACGCGAACGCGAGCACCGTGATGACAGAGCCCATGATCGTGGTGATCAGCCACGACTGACCCAGAGGCAGCTCGAGCAGGAACCGGCCGAGCTGCTGGCCGAATTCGCGCTCAGCGCTCAGCTGCGGGTTGAAAGCCGCCATGAACGTGAAGAACCCGCCGATGCCGGCGGTGACCGTGAAGACCGCTGCGCCGGCGGATGCCGTGTTGAGTGCCACGTCGAAGGACTTCTCCTCGCTGCGCAGCGCGAAGAGCGCGAGCACGAGGGAGCCCAGCATCGCCGCGGAGGCGATGTTCATGACGAGCTTGACGATCGGGGTGGCCCACCGCACGAAAGGGCCTGGGTCCTGCAGCAGCAGGGGGGCCGCTCCGCCACCGATCATGAGGGCGATGAGCACGCCGATCAGGGCGGCCGCGAGCAGGATGCCGATTCCGCCCGCGCGATACGCGGAGCTGGTCTGGGTCTGCACGGCGCGGGCACTCACCCCTCAAGCCTAAGCCGCCGCACCGGGGAGAGAGCACGAAGGCCGCTCCCGACGGATCGGGAGCGGCCTTCGAAGAGGTGCAGTCTTACTTGACGGCAGCCTTGAGCTTGGAACCAGCGGTCACCTTGACGCGGTGGCCGGCCGGGATCTTGATCTCGGCACCGGTCTGCGGGTTGCGGCCCGTGCGAGCTGCGGTCGCGACCTGCTCGAACGAGATCCAGCCCGGGATCGAGACCTTGCTGCCCTTGGCAACAGCGTCGGAGACCGAGGAGAACAGCGCGTCGAGGACACCCGAGACGGTGGCCTGGCTCTGGCCGGTGGCGGAAGCGATGCTCGCGACGAGCTCGGTCTTGGTGATGGACTTGTCAGCCATGTCATCCTCCAGCGACGAGGTTCCCGTCGCATCGTTGGTGTTCGGGGGGCTGATGCCCTCCGTTGGTCGAGTGACCGCCTTGAATGTACCAACCACCACCCACATTTCCGCGTCATTTCGCGGGTTTTGGGCTTTTCGGCGGCGTGTCGTGGGTCAGAAGTGACGAATGTGACTCGTGTGGCGGCTTCTCACGCCGGTTCGTCCGGCGTCGTAACCCCCGTGATCTCGGCCGGATCGCGTGCGTCAGCGCGGACGATGCGCGTCGACGACGGAGCGGGCGGTGCGCGCGAAAGCCGGAGCGACGCGGTCCTCGCCGTCGAGGTAGCCCCCGACGAGCGCCGCGTCTCGAAGCAGGACGAGGGATGCCGCGACATCCGCGGGCTCATCGAGGCCTGCCTGCTCGGCGACCGCCTGCAGCGTCGACCGGAACCACTCTCGGTGCTCGTCGATCAGCCGGCGCACGGCGCCCTCGGCATCGGGGTATTCGGCTGCGGCGTTGATGAAGGGGCATCCGCGGGTGTGACGGAGGCGGATGTCGGTGGCGATCCCCTCGATGACCGCATCGACCAGTTGTGCGGGGTCGGTGACCTCGGCGCCGGCGTCGGCGAACATCGCCCGCAGCATCCCGTCTTCGTTGCGCAGGTAGGCGAGGACGAGATTCTCCTTGCCGCCGAACTGCTTGTAGAGGGTCGCCCTGGTGACCGCGGCCTCGTCGATGATGCGGTCGACGCCGACCGCGTGGATCCCCTCCTCGTAGAAGAGCCTCGTCGCGCTGTCGATCAGCCGGGTGCGGGCTGCGCTGGGCCGCTTCGGAGCGTCGGCGGTCGTCGTGGTGCGAGTGGTGGTGTCCATGGTGATCCCTCTCATCGTGTCATCCGAATCGCGGGATGCGAACCGCGACTTCTGATTCATGGGGAATAGATTGCGGTAGATAGAACGTTCGGTCTACTATCAGCGTAACGCACCCGCACACGGCGGGGGCAGACACAGGAGAAGAGACAATGAACAGCACCGACAAGACTCCGATCGTCCTCATCCACGGACTCTGGATGACGCCCAAGAGCTGGAACACGTGGGCCGAGCGCTTCCGGGCACAGGGCCACGACGTGATCGTCCCCGGCTGGCCCGGGATCGACGACCGCTCGGTCGAGGACATCCGCCGCGACCCGTCGGCGCTGAAGGGCATCGGCCTGAAGCAGATCGCCGACCATTACGAGCGCATCATCCGCGCACTCCCCGTGAAGCCGATCATCATGGGCCATTCCTTCGGCGGGGTGCTCACCCAGATGCTCGCCGACCGAGGACTCGGCGCCGCCTACGTGGGCGTCGCCCCCGGACAGACCGCCGGCGTGACCGCGCTCCCCCTCTCGACGCTCTGGACCGGCACGCCGATCCTGTCGAACCCGTTCGGACGCAACGGCGCCAAGCCGCTGTCGAAGCGCCACTTCCACTTCACGTTCGGCAACGACCTGTCGCGCGCGGCATCCGATGCCCTCTGGGAGGAGTACGCCGTGAACTCGTACAACCGGGTCTTCTTCGAGGGCGTCACCTCTGTGCTGAACGAGAAGGGCGGCGTCACCCACGTCGATTACACCCGGGCCGACCGTGCACCGCTCCTGCTGATCGCCGGCGAGATCGACCACGTGGTGCCCCCGACCATCGTCCGCGCGATCGAGAAGAAGTACCGCTCCACCGGGAGCCCGGCCATCGTCGAATACAAGGAGTACGCGGGTCGCACCCACCGACTCGTCAGCCAGGACGGCTGGGAGGAGATCGCCGACTACGCCCTGACCTGGGCGGTGGCGCACGCGACAGCATCCGTTTGATGGTGGGGCGCTGCCCCTCCGGCATCCTCCGCCGGCTCCGTGCGGTTCGCCCTGCCCCTCCCCCCGACCGCCCCCCGCCCTGCCCCTCCCCCGACCGCCCGCCGCCCTGCCCCTCAGCCCGACCGCCCGCCGCGCCGACCGCCCGCCGCCCTGCCCCTCCCCCCGACCGCCCACCGCGCACTGCGCTTCGGGAGGAGGACTGCTCTTCGGGAGGAGAGTTCTACGGATTCTCTCCTCCCGAGAGGCAGTTCTCCTCCCGAGGGGCAGGTCGCACTCAGGCCGCAACATGAAGTCGCTGACCGATGGCGGTCAGGATCACCTGCTGCACCTGCGCCCCCTGCCCCATCAGCTGGTCGTACCCGATACGGATCACGTGATATCCGTGCAGTGTCAACAGCGCATCGTGGGCGATGTCGCTCGTGCGCTGTCGTCCGACGTGGTGCCCGCCGTCGATCTGGATGACAAGCCGCTCGCCGATGACGAAGTCGACCCGGTGGCCGAGAATCCAGACCTGCGGGACAACGGGAATCTGCAACCACCGCAATCGCGCCTGGAAGATGCTCTCCGTGCCGGAGTCGGCGAATGGGCGAGCGTCGGCGAGAAGCCGTCTGGCCTTCGGCGGAAGCGGCGCTCGCTCGAGGATCCCCGGGTCCACGAGATTCTGTCGCATCGCCGACTCCCATGTCGCGAGTGCACTCTCGTACGGCTGACAACCCGCGACCAGGATCAACGCGTTCTCGAGTGAGTCCTCGAGTGAATCCGGGTCCCTCGGAAACACCGGCTCGTTCCAATGAACGGTTCCGCGCGAGACGGTCACATGCC contains the following coding sequences:
- a CDS encoding ATP-dependent DNA helicase, whose product is MSLPALSEEQQELFRLIEDTGEHVFITGRAGTGKSTLLQYFSWNTKKQIAICAPTGVAALNVEGQTIHSLFRLPIGLIGDSDIDQNDNTRRILNAIETLVIDEISMVNADLMDAMDRSLRQARGKRGIPFGGVQIVMFGDPYQLAPVPPRGDELRYVKDHYRSFWFFDAKVWAGSGGGDVEESDGGLFAVDTRAELHVRELVQIHRQSDDGFKAMLNAVRYGRVTAEIAGVLNTQGARTPPDPEPGEVPMITLATRNDIVNTINSRHLAALPGKEQTARAEVSGEFGRGEASLPAESELKLKIGAQVMFLRNDTSMSGEPPRWVNGTIGTVVRILGETVRVEIDGEEVDVEPAVWERFRYSYESSTKKLTRDVVAEFTQFPLRLAWAVTIHKSQGKTYDRAIIDLGSGAFAPGQTYVALSRLTSLDGLYLSRALRPSDIRVDEDVRRFMRDAWLAASTPEVGKA
- a CDS encoding cytochrome c oxidase assembly protein — translated: MIGGGAAPLLLQDPGPFVRWATPIVKLVMNIASAAMLGSLVLALFALRSEEKSFDVALNTASAGAAVFTVTAGIGGFFTFMAAFNPQLSAEREFGQQLGRFLLELPLGQSWLITTIMGSVITVLAFAWRTWTPTLITALLAAASFLPLATQGHSGELSGHNIAVNSILLHTIGAAVWLGGLLLVVILRGRSGIGTAQLVSRYSSLAIAAFAVVAISGLTRSFVALGDISQLWTPYGMILLAKVVLLIAMGLLGAWYRIRLIPRLDGANASRWFWMLVLCEVALMGLASGAAAALARTPPPTGEEAAFVQTPAENLTRSPLPPEFTIDRWFTAWDIDVLWLVAAGFGLFFYLAGVRRLRLRGDRWPIHRTVFWVLGMLMLLWVTGGPINAYQEYLFSVHMLGHMMLSMAIPLLLVSGAPITLALRAIHKRDDGTRGGREWIMWAVHSPFSRVVTHPFVAAGIFILSLWAFYFTDLVRWSMFEHLGHEWMVAHFLISGYLFVMSLIGADPVPYRLPYPGRLITLIAIMAMHAFFGIAIMMQEGLMVADWFGSMGRTWGPSPLEDQYIGGGIAWSIGEIPTLILAITVAIQWSRDDTKLQRRRDRHADRTGEAELEEYNAKLAALAERDRREAEREAR
- a CDS encoding HU family DNA-binding protein, coding for MADKSITKTELVASIASATGQSQATVSGVLDALFSSVSDAVAKGSKVSIPGWISFEQVATAARTGRNPQTGAEIKIPAGHRVKVTAGSKLKAAVK
- a CDS encoding TetR/AcrR family transcriptional regulator, with the translated sequence MDTTTRTTTTADAPKRPSAARTRLIDSATRLFYEEGIHAVGVDRIIDEAAVTRATLYKQFGGKENLVLAYLRNEDGMLRAMFADAGAEVTDPAQLVDAVIEGIATDIRLRHTRGCPFINAAAEYPDAEGAVRRLIDEHREWFRSTLQAVAEQAGLDEPADVAASLVLLRDAALVGGYLDGEDRVAPAFARTARSVVDAHRPR
- a CDS encoding alpha/beta hydrolase, with amino-acid sequence MNSTDKTPIVLIHGLWMTPKSWNTWAERFRAQGHDVIVPGWPGIDDRSVEDIRRDPSALKGIGLKQIADHYERIIRALPVKPIIMGHSFGGVLTQMLADRGLGAAYVGVAPGQTAGVTALPLSTLWTGTPILSNPFGRNGAKPLSKRHFHFTFGNDLSRAASDALWEEYAVNSYNRVFFEGVTSVLNEKGGVTHVDYTRADRAPLLLIAGEIDHVVPPTIVRAIEKKYRSTGSPAIVEYKEYAGRTHRLVSQDGWEEIADYALTWAVAHATASV
- a CDS encoding DUF559 domain-containing protein, which translates into the protein MTPTQALAQYDGVARTETLSRLGVSRHALRSAVRRGEVMAVRRGWVALPDADPMLLAAARRGVLLSCVTLAARRGLWVLDASEPHVSAPARSGHVTVSRGTVHWNEPVFPRDPDSLEDSLENALILVAGCQPYESALATWESAMRQNLVDPGILERAPLPPKARRLLADARPFADSGTESIFQARLRWLQIPVVPQVWILGHRVDFVIGERLVIQIDGGHHVGRQRTSDIAHDALLTLHGYHVIRIGYDQLMGQGAQVQQVILTAIGQRLHVAA